One genomic segment of Suncus etruscus isolate mSunEtr1 chromosome 15, mSunEtr1.pri.cur, whole genome shotgun sequence includes these proteins:
- the OCM2 gene encoding putative oncomodulin-2: protein MSITDLLSADDIDAALQECQDPDTFEPQKFFQTSGLSKMSASEVKDIFRFIDNDQSGYLDEDELKFFLQKFKSDARELTETETKSLMSAADSDGDGKIGAEEFQEMVHA, encoded by the exons ATGAGCATCACGGATCTGCTGAGCGCTGACGACATCGATGCGGCCCTGCAAGAGTGCCAAG atCCAGATACTTTCGAACCCCAAAAATTTTTCCAGACGTCAGGCCTCTCCAAGATGTCAGCTAGTGAGGTGAAGGACATTTTCCGGTTCATAGACAATGACCAGAGCGGTTACCTGGATGAAGATGAGCTGAA ATTTTTCCTGCAGAAGTTCAAGAGCGACGCAAGAGAACTGACTGAGACAGAAACCAAGTCCCTGATGTCGGCCGCCGATAGTGATGGAGACGGCAAAATTGGAGCAGAAG AATTCCAGGAAATGGTGCATGCTTAA